Proteins from a genomic interval of Oncorhynchus kisutch isolate 150728-3 linkage group LG28, Okis_V2, whole genome shotgun sequence:
- the LOC109872439 gene encoding heterogeneous nuclear ribonucleoprotein U-like protein 1 isoform X2, which translates to MSGINVKKLKVNELKEELQLRGLDTRGLKADLVIRLQSALEAEAAGEGDGPPIADVGEEGDQQNDIGGDAGDGDDVKDDGEEEKYIKDKEVQFVPQADEANGDNEQSEEDSRDGAQMYGQVPAMGSGMVDFTEDVMEPQIPQAYESDKRQEPEPQVLEPEMEEPEMEEPVQPEPVQSEPVQSKPVQKEPLESESIEPVEMPEIKPEEFVMKAELKKEQEQLKEEKEPQQPSAHHPEPANEWEAEQATQAKTEDNRHNRKRPYDEGRGYGYYEHREEKRGRSPQPPAEEEEEDFDDTLVAIDTYNCDLHFKVSRDRYSGYPLTIEGFAYLWSGARASYGVNKGRVCFEMKINEEISVKHLPSSEPDPHVVRIGWSLDTCNTQLGEEPFSYGYGGTGKKSSKCKFEDYGEKFGENDVLGCYIDFDSGEEVEMAFSKNGKWLDVAFRVSREELAERPLFPHVLVKNCAIEFNFGQKEEPFFPVPEGYTFIQKVPLENRMRGTVGPASKADCELLMMVGLPASGKTTWALKHAEEHPAKKYNILGTNAIMEKMKVMGLRRQKNYSGRWDVLIQQATQCLNRLIQIAARKKRNYILDQTNVYGSAQRRKMRPFEGFQRKAIVICPTDEDLKERTLKRTDEEGKDVPDHAVLEMKANFVLPEAGEFLDDVTFIELKREEADTLVKQYNEEGRKAGPPPDKRFDNRQGGFRGRGAPYQRYDNRGGPQGGRGGYQSQGGNFRGGYNHGGYQQNRWGSNRDGAAGGQHGYNRNQQSGVSYNQHRQGQYNKGATGSYSQGQPQTYNQGYNQGNYNQGYNYGSYSQYPGYSQTPAASAAPVATGQTYNQQQQTYNQQYQQYAQQWQQYYQNQSQWNQYYSQYGNYSQGSQGTQ; encoded by the exons ATGAGTGGAATCAATGTGAAGAAGCTCAAAGTCAACGAGCTGAAGGAGGAGCTTCAGCTGCGAGGCCTGGATACTCGTGGGCTGAAGGCGGATCTCGTCATAAGGTTGCAGTCAGCACTTGAGGCCGAGGCTGCAGGTGAAGGGGATGGGCCACCGATTGCCGATGTTGGGGAGGAGGGGGATCAGCAAAACGATATTGGCGGAGACGCTGGAGATGGTGATGACG TTAAAGATGATGGGGAAGAAGAAAAATATATTAAGGACAAGGAAGTGCAGTTTGTCCCGCAGGCTGATGAGGCGAATGGTGATAACGAACAGAGTGAAGAAGACAGCCGGGATGGGGCGCAGATGTATGGTCAAGTCCCTGCAATGGGATCTGGGATGGTCGATTTCACAGAAGATGTGATGGAGCCACAGATTCCGCAGGCGTATGAGTCAGACAAAAGACAAGAGCCAGAGCCACAGGTGCTAGAACCGGAGATGGAGGAACCGGAGATGGAGGAACCTGTGCAACCAGAACCTGTGCAATCAGAACCTGTGCAATCAAAGCCTGTGCAAAAAGAGCCACTGGAGTCGGAATCAATTGAGCCTGTGGAGATGCCTGAAATTAAGCCAG AGGAGTTTGTGATGAAAGCAGAGTTGAAAAAGGAGCAGGAGCAGTTGAAGGAAGAGAAGGAGCCCCAGCAGCCAAGTGCTCATCATCCAGAGCCAGCCAATGAATGGGAGGCTGAGCAGGCGACCCAGGCCAAAACGGAGGATAACCGACACAACCGTAAGAGGCCATACGATGAAGGCCGTGGCTATGGATACTATGAACATCGGGAGGAAAAAAG GGGACGTTCTCCCCAGCCTCcagcagaggaagaggaagaagatttTGATGACACTCTTGTGGCCATTGATACTT ACAATTGCGATCTGCACTTCAAGGTATCACGTGACCGGTATAGTGGATACCCGCTGACCATTGAAGGTTTTGCATACCTGTGGTCAGGTGCACGAGCTTCCTATGGCGTCAACAAAGGGCGTGTCTGCTTTGAAATGAAG ATCAACGAGGAGATCTCTGTGAAGCACCTCCCCAGCAGTGAGCCTGATCCTCATGTAGTGCGCATTGGCTGGTCTCTGGACACCTGCAACACACAGCTCg GTGAAGAACCGTTCTCTTATGGCTATGGAGGAACTGGCAAGAAATCTTCCAAGTGTAAATTTGAGGATTACGGGGAAAAGTTTGGTGAAAACGATGTCCTTGGGTGCTACATT GACTTCGATAGCGGCGAGGAAGTGGAGATGGCCTTCTCAAAGAATGGCAAGTGGCTAGATGTGGCCTTCCGTGTGTCACGGGAGGAGTTGGCTGAGCGGCCACTCTTTCCCCACGTTCTTGTGAAGAACTGTGCCATTGAATTCAACTTTGGCCAGAAAGAGGAGCCCTTCTTCCCCGTGCCTGAGGGATACACCTTCATTCAGAAAGTCCCTCTGGAGAACAGGATGCGGGGGACTGTTGGGCCTGCCTCCAAGGCTGACTGTGAG CTATTGATGATGGTTGGTCTGCCTGCTTCTGGGAAAACCACTTGGGCCTTGAAGCACGCGGAGGAGCACCCTGCAAAGAAATACAACATCCTGGGCACCAACGCCATAATGGAGAAGATGAAG GTGATGGGGCTGCGGCGTCAGAAGAACTATTCAGGTCGGTGGGATGTCCTGATCCAGCAGGCCACACAGTGTCTGAACAGGCTGATCCAGATCGCTGCCCGCAAGAAGCGTAACTACATCCTGGATCAG ACAAATGTATATGGATCAGCCCAGAGACGAAAAATGCGTCCTTTTGAAGGTTTTCAACGCAAGGCTATTGTAATATGTCCCACGGACGAGGATTTAAAAGAGCGAACGTTAAAGCGAACTGATGAGGAAGGGAAGGATGTGCCCGATCATGCTGTATTAGAAATGAAAG CCAACTTTGTGCTCCCAGAAGCTGGTGAGTTTCTTGACGACGTGACCTTCATCGAGCTGAAACGAGAAGAGGCTGACACGCTGGTAAAGCAATACAATGAGGAGGGCCGCAAGGCCGGCCCACCCCCAGACAAACGCTTCGACAACCGCCAAGGAGGATTTCGTGGTCGTGGTGCACCTTACCAGCGCTATGACAACCGTGGTGGCCCCCAAGGGGGAAGGGGAGGCTATCAGAGTCAAGGTGGCAACTTCAGAGGAG GGTATAACCATGGAGGCTACCAGCAGAACCGCTGGGGGAGCAACCGTGATGGTGCTGCGGGAGGACAACATGGCTACAACCGCAACCAGCAATCTGGAGTGAGCTACAATCAGCACCGCCAAGGACAATATAACAAGGGAGCCACTGGGAGTTACAGCCAAGGACAG CCACAGACATACAACCAGGGATACAATCAGGGCAACTACAACCAGGGTTACAACTACGGCAGCTACAGCCAGTACCCAGGTTACAGCCAAACTCCTGCCGCCTCCGCTGCTCCTGTTGCCACTGGACAGACCTACAACCAGCAGCAACAGACCTACAACCAGCAGTATCAACAG TATGCACAGCAGTGGCAGCAGTATTACCAGAACCAGAGCCAATGGAATCAGTACTACAGCCAATATGGAAACTACAGCCAGGGTTCTCAGGGCACACAGTAG
- the LOC109872439 gene encoding heterogeneous nuclear ribonucleoprotein U-like protein 1 isoform X1, whose amino-acid sequence MSGINVKKLKVNELKEELQLRGLDTRGLKADLVIRLQSALEAEAAGEGDGPPIADVGEEGDQQNDIGGDAGDGDDGTNIGGSKFKDDGEEEKYIKDKEVQFVPQADEANGDNEQSEEDSRDGAQMYGQVPAMGSGMVDFTEDVMEPQIPQAYESDKRQEPEPQVLEPEMEEPEMEEPVQPEPVQSEPVQSKPVQKEPLESESIEPVEMPEIKPEEFVMKAELKKEQEQLKEEKEPQQPSAHHPEPANEWEAEQATQAKTEDNRHNRKRPYDEGRGYGYYEHREEKRGRSPQPPAEEEEEDFDDTLVAIDTYNCDLHFKVSRDRYSGYPLTIEGFAYLWSGARASYGVNKGRVCFEMKINEEISVKHLPSSEPDPHVVRIGWSLDTCNTQLGEEPFSYGYGGTGKKSSKCKFEDYGEKFGENDVLGCYIDFDSGEEVEMAFSKNGKWLDVAFRVSREELAERPLFPHVLVKNCAIEFNFGQKEEPFFPVPEGYTFIQKVPLENRMRGTVGPASKADCELLMMVGLPASGKTTWALKHAEEHPAKKYNILGTNAIMEKMKVMGLRRQKNYSGRWDVLIQQATQCLNRLIQIAARKKRNYILDQTNVYGSAQRRKMRPFEGFQRKAIVICPTDEDLKERTLKRTDEEGKDVPDHAVLEMKANFVLPEAGEFLDDVTFIELKREEADTLVKQYNEEGRKAGPPPDKRFDNRQGGFRGRGAPYQRYDNRGGPQGGRGGYQSQGGNFRGGYNHGGYQQNRWGSNRDGAAGGQHGYNRNQQSGVSYNQHRQGQYNKGATGSYSQGQPQTYNQGYNQGNYNQGYNYGSYSQYPGYSQTPAASAAPVATGQTYNQQQQTYNQQYQQYAQQWQQYYQNQSQWNQYYSQYGNYSQGSQGTQ is encoded by the exons ATGAGTGGAATCAATGTGAAGAAGCTCAAAGTCAACGAGCTGAAGGAGGAGCTTCAGCTGCGAGGCCTGGATACTCGTGGGCTGAAGGCGGATCTCGTCATAAGGTTGCAGTCAGCACTTGAGGCCGAGGCTGCAGGTGAAGGGGATGGGCCACCGATTGCCGATGTTGGGGAGGAGGGGGATCAGCAAAACGATATTGGCGGAGACGCTGGAGATGGTGATGACGGTACAAATATTGGGGGTTCAAAGT TTAAAGATGATGGGGAAGAAGAAAAATATATTAAGGACAAGGAAGTGCAGTTTGTCCCGCAGGCTGATGAGGCGAATGGTGATAACGAACAGAGTGAAGAAGACAGCCGGGATGGGGCGCAGATGTATGGTCAAGTCCCTGCAATGGGATCTGGGATGGTCGATTTCACAGAAGATGTGATGGAGCCACAGATTCCGCAGGCGTATGAGTCAGACAAAAGACAAGAGCCAGAGCCACAGGTGCTAGAACCGGAGATGGAGGAACCGGAGATGGAGGAACCTGTGCAACCAGAACCTGTGCAATCAGAACCTGTGCAATCAAAGCCTGTGCAAAAAGAGCCACTGGAGTCGGAATCAATTGAGCCTGTGGAGATGCCTGAAATTAAGCCAG AGGAGTTTGTGATGAAAGCAGAGTTGAAAAAGGAGCAGGAGCAGTTGAAGGAAGAGAAGGAGCCCCAGCAGCCAAGTGCTCATCATCCAGAGCCAGCCAATGAATGGGAGGCTGAGCAGGCGACCCAGGCCAAAACGGAGGATAACCGACACAACCGTAAGAGGCCATACGATGAAGGCCGTGGCTATGGATACTATGAACATCGGGAGGAAAAAAG GGGACGTTCTCCCCAGCCTCcagcagaggaagaggaagaagatttTGATGACACTCTTGTGGCCATTGATACTT ACAATTGCGATCTGCACTTCAAGGTATCACGTGACCGGTATAGTGGATACCCGCTGACCATTGAAGGTTTTGCATACCTGTGGTCAGGTGCACGAGCTTCCTATGGCGTCAACAAAGGGCGTGTCTGCTTTGAAATGAAG ATCAACGAGGAGATCTCTGTGAAGCACCTCCCCAGCAGTGAGCCTGATCCTCATGTAGTGCGCATTGGCTGGTCTCTGGACACCTGCAACACACAGCTCg GTGAAGAACCGTTCTCTTATGGCTATGGAGGAACTGGCAAGAAATCTTCCAAGTGTAAATTTGAGGATTACGGGGAAAAGTTTGGTGAAAACGATGTCCTTGGGTGCTACATT GACTTCGATAGCGGCGAGGAAGTGGAGATGGCCTTCTCAAAGAATGGCAAGTGGCTAGATGTGGCCTTCCGTGTGTCACGGGAGGAGTTGGCTGAGCGGCCACTCTTTCCCCACGTTCTTGTGAAGAACTGTGCCATTGAATTCAACTTTGGCCAGAAAGAGGAGCCCTTCTTCCCCGTGCCTGAGGGATACACCTTCATTCAGAAAGTCCCTCTGGAGAACAGGATGCGGGGGACTGTTGGGCCTGCCTCCAAGGCTGACTGTGAG CTATTGATGATGGTTGGTCTGCCTGCTTCTGGGAAAACCACTTGGGCCTTGAAGCACGCGGAGGAGCACCCTGCAAAGAAATACAACATCCTGGGCACCAACGCCATAATGGAGAAGATGAAG GTGATGGGGCTGCGGCGTCAGAAGAACTATTCAGGTCGGTGGGATGTCCTGATCCAGCAGGCCACACAGTGTCTGAACAGGCTGATCCAGATCGCTGCCCGCAAGAAGCGTAACTACATCCTGGATCAG ACAAATGTATATGGATCAGCCCAGAGACGAAAAATGCGTCCTTTTGAAGGTTTTCAACGCAAGGCTATTGTAATATGTCCCACGGACGAGGATTTAAAAGAGCGAACGTTAAAGCGAACTGATGAGGAAGGGAAGGATGTGCCCGATCATGCTGTATTAGAAATGAAAG CCAACTTTGTGCTCCCAGAAGCTGGTGAGTTTCTTGACGACGTGACCTTCATCGAGCTGAAACGAGAAGAGGCTGACACGCTGGTAAAGCAATACAATGAGGAGGGCCGCAAGGCCGGCCCACCCCCAGACAAACGCTTCGACAACCGCCAAGGAGGATTTCGTGGTCGTGGTGCACCTTACCAGCGCTATGACAACCGTGGTGGCCCCCAAGGGGGAAGGGGAGGCTATCAGAGTCAAGGTGGCAACTTCAGAGGAG GGTATAACCATGGAGGCTACCAGCAGAACCGCTGGGGGAGCAACCGTGATGGTGCTGCGGGAGGACAACATGGCTACAACCGCAACCAGCAATCTGGAGTGAGCTACAATCAGCACCGCCAAGGACAATATAACAAGGGAGCCACTGGGAGTTACAGCCAAGGACAG CCACAGACATACAACCAGGGATACAATCAGGGCAACTACAACCAGGGTTACAACTACGGCAGCTACAGCCAGTACCCAGGTTACAGCCAAACTCCTGCCGCCTCCGCTGCTCCTGTTGCCACTGGACAGACCTACAACCAGCAGCAACAGACCTACAACCAGCAGTATCAACAG TATGCACAGCAGTGGCAGCAGTATTACCAGAACCAGAGCCAATGGAATCAGTACTACAGCCAATATGGAAACTACAGCCAGGGTTCTCAGGGCACACAGTAG
- the LOC109872439 gene encoding heterogeneous nuclear ribonucleoprotein U-like protein 1 isoform X3: MSGINVKKLKVNELKEELQLRGLDTRGLKADLVIRLQSALEAEAAVKDDGEEEKYIKDKEVQFVPQADEANGDNEQSEEDSRDGAQMYGQVPAMGSGMVDFTEDVMEPQIPQAYESDKRQEPEPQVLEPEMEEPEMEEPVQPEPVQSEPVQSKPVQKEPLESESIEPVEMPEIKPEEFVMKAELKKEQEQLKEEKEPQQPSAHHPEPANEWEAEQATQAKTEDNRHNRKRPYDEGRGYGYYEHREEKRGRSPQPPAEEEEEDFDDTLVAIDTYNCDLHFKVSRDRYSGYPLTIEGFAYLWSGARASYGVNKGRVCFEMKINEEISVKHLPSSEPDPHVVRIGWSLDTCNTQLGEEPFSYGYGGTGKKSSKCKFEDYGEKFGENDVLGCYIDFDSGEEVEMAFSKNGKWLDVAFRVSREELAERPLFPHVLVKNCAIEFNFGQKEEPFFPVPEGYTFIQKVPLENRMRGTVGPASKADCELLMMVGLPASGKTTWALKHAEEHPAKKYNILGTNAIMEKMKVMGLRRQKNYSGRWDVLIQQATQCLNRLIQIAARKKRNYILDQTNVYGSAQRRKMRPFEGFQRKAIVICPTDEDLKERTLKRTDEEGKDVPDHAVLEMKANFVLPEAGEFLDDVTFIELKREEADTLVKQYNEEGRKAGPPPDKRFDNRQGGFRGRGAPYQRYDNRGGPQGGRGGYQSQGGNFRGGYNHGGYQQNRWGSNRDGAAGGQHGYNRNQQSGVSYNQHRQGQYNKGATGSYSQGQPQTYNQGYNQGNYNQGYNYGSYSQYPGYSQTPAASAAPVATGQTYNQQQQTYNQQYQQYAQQWQQYYQNQSQWNQYYSQYGNYSQGSQGTQ, from the exons ATGAGTGGAATCAATGTGAAGAAGCTCAAAGTCAACGAGCTGAAGGAGGAGCTTCAGCTGCGAGGCCTGGATACTCGTGGGCTGAAGGCGGATCTCGTCATAAGGTTGCAGTCAGCACTTGAGGCCGAGGCTGCAG TTAAAGATGATGGGGAAGAAGAAAAATATATTAAGGACAAGGAAGTGCAGTTTGTCCCGCAGGCTGATGAGGCGAATGGTGATAACGAACAGAGTGAAGAAGACAGCCGGGATGGGGCGCAGATGTATGGTCAAGTCCCTGCAATGGGATCTGGGATGGTCGATTTCACAGAAGATGTGATGGAGCCACAGATTCCGCAGGCGTATGAGTCAGACAAAAGACAAGAGCCAGAGCCACAGGTGCTAGAACCGGAGATGGAGGAACCGGAGATGGAGGAACCTGTGCAACCAGAACCTGTGCAATCAGAACCTGTGCAATCAAAGCCTGTGCAAAAAGAGCCACTGGAGTCGGAATCAATTGAGCCTGTGGAGATGCCTGAAATTAAGCCAG AGGAGTTTGTGATGAAAGCAGAGTTGAAAAAGGAGCAGGAGCAGTTGAAGGAAGAGAAGGAGCCCCAGCAGCCAAGTGCTCATCATCCAGAGCCAGCCAATGAATGGGAGGCTGAGCAGGCGACCCAGGCCAAAACGGAGGATAACCGACACAACCGTAAGAGGCCATACGATGAAGGCCGTGGCTATGGATACTATGAACATCGGGAGGAAAAAAG GGGACGTTCTCCCCAGCCTCcagcagaggaagaggaagaagatttTGATGACACTCTTGTGGCCATTGATACTT ACAATTGCGATCTGCACTTCAAGGTATCACGTGACCGGTATAGTGGATACCCGCTGACCATTGAAGGTTTTGCATACCTGTGGTCAGGTGCACGAGCTTCCTATGGCGTCAACAAAGGGCGTGTCTGCTTTGAAATGAAG ATCAACGAGGAGATCTCTGTGAAGCACCTCCCCAGCAGTGAGCCTGATCCTCATGTAGTGCGCATTGGCTGGTCTCTGGACACCTGCAACACACAGCTCg GTGAAGAACCGTTCTCTTATGGCTATGGAGGAACTGGCAAGAAATCTTCCAAGTGTAAATTTGAGGATTACGGGGAAAAGTTTGGTGAAAACGATGTCCTTGGGTGCTACATT GACTTCGATAGCGGCGAGGAAGTGGAGATGGCCTTCTCAAAGAATGGCAAGTGGCTAGATGTGGCCTTCCGTGTGTCACGGGAGGAGTTGGCTGAGCGGCCACTCTTTCCCCACGTTCTTGTGAAGAACTGTGCCATTGAATTCAACTTTGGCCAGAAAGAGGAGCCCTTCTTCCCCGTGCCTGAGGGATACACCTTCATTCAGAAAGTCCCTCTGGAGAACAGGATGCGGGGGACTGTTGGGCCTGCCTCCAAGGCTGACTGTGAG CTATTGATGATGGTTGGTCTGCCTGCTTCTGGGAAAACCACTTGGGCCTTGAAGCACGCGGAGGAGCACCCTGCAAAGAAATACAACATCCTGGGCACCAACGCCATAATGGAGAAGATGAAG GTGATGGGGCTGCGGCGTCAGAAGAACTATTCAGGTCGGTGGGATGTCCTGATCCAGCAGGCCACACAGTGTCTGAACAGGCTGATCCAGATCGCTGCCCGCAAGAAGCGTAACTACATCCTGGATCAG ACAAATGTATATGGATCAGCCCAGAGACGAAAAATGCGTCCTTTTGAAGGTTTTCAACGCAAGGCTATTGTAATATGTCCCACGGACGAGGATTTAAAAGAGCGAACGTTAAAGCGAACTGATGAGGAAGGGAAGGATGTGCCCGATCATGCTGTATTAGAAATGAAAG CCAACTTTGTGCTCCCAGAAGCTGGTGAGTTTCTTGACGACGTGACCTTCATCGAGCTGAAACGAGAAGAGGCTGACACGCTGGTAAAGCAATACAATGAGGAGGGCCGCAAGGCCGGCCCACCCCCAGACAAACGCTTCGACAACCGCCAAGGAGGATTTCGTGGTCGTGGTGCACCTTACCAGCGCTATGACAACCGTGGTGGCCCCCAAGGGGGAAGGGGAGGCTATCAGAGTCAAGGTGGCAACTTCAGAGGAG GGTATAACCATGGAGGCTACCAGCAGAACCGCTGGGGGAGCAACCGTGATGGTGCTGCGGGAGGACAACATGGCTACAACCGCAACCAGCAATCTGGAGTGAGCTACAATCAGCACCGCCAAGGACAATATAACAAGGGAGCCACTGGGAGTTACAGCCAAGGACAG CCACAGACATACAACCAGGGATACAATCAGGGCAACTACAACCAGGGTTACAACTACGGCAGCTACAGCCAGTACCCAGGTTACAGCCAAACTCCTGCCGCCTCCGCTGCTCCTGTTGCCACTGGACAGACCTACAACCAGCAGCAACAGACCTACAACCAGCAGTATCAACAG TATGCACAGCAGTGGCAGCAGTATTACCAGAACCAGAGCCAATGGAATCAGTACTACAGCCAATATGGAAACTACAGCCAGGGTTCTCAGGGCACACAGTAG
- the LOC109872480 gene encoding radial spoke head protein 6 homolog A-like, whose product MAEGALNNQREHTAICFKAFMLKNSTKSNLNLYDHLSRLLTKVMDERPENVVDIIEDMSREVKQEFLQDKQSTLRDMPLATAAQLLAEQQRLLFSRRGGDDGEQEEELVETPLPNVSELGFFLEQAGVGLGREEMLMVFLALKQLVDSQPLVRCRLWGKILGTGGNYLVAECEYREGEEEEEGNEETVEDEERDGEPRDDDEEADVVEVIDTLPRSTFKPPPVVPKEDNRTGVNKFTYFVCREPGLPWVKLPTVTPTQITAARHIRKFFTGRLDAPIISYPPFPGNEANYLRAQIARISAGTQVSPLGFYQFAEEEGEEEEEGARDSFEENSDFEGIPVPEMAESLSTWVHHVQHILQQGRCVWVNLADKPEDDFEEEGDEEEKEEEPDEPDPEVGPPLLTPLSEDAETTNTPPWSSKMSSTLISQFALAVLRSNLWPGAYTYASGKKFENIYIGWGLKFVGEGYIPTVPTMPQREYPSGPEITESLDPSLEEEQALKATLEEQRAAQEETEALGEDEEEEEEEDD is encoded by the exons ATGGCAGAGGGAGCACTGAACAACCAAAGGGAGCACACAGCGATCTGCTTCAAGGCCTTTATGCTCAAGAATAGTACAAAAAGCAACCTCAACCT CTATGACCATCTTTCACGATTACTGACCAAGGTGATGGATGAGCGTCCAGAAAATGTGGTTGACATAATTGAAGACATGAGCCGTGAGGTGAAGCAGGAATTTCTGCAGGACAAGCAGAGCACCTTGAGAGACATGCCACTGGCAACGGCTGCACAGCTCCTGGCTGAGCAGCAGAGGTTACTGTTTTCACGGAGAGGGGGTGATGATGGAGAACAAGAGGAGGAACTG GTAGAAACACCGCTTCCCAATGTGAGTGAGCTTGGCTTCTTCCTCGAGCAGGCTGGAGTGGgactgggtagagaggagatgCTGATGGTCTTCCTGGCACTCAAGCAGCTGGTGGATTCCCAACCGCTAGTGCGCTGCCGACTTTGGGGCAAAATCCTGGGCACAGGGGGCAACTATCTTGTTGCTGAGTGCGagtacagagagggggaggaggaggaagagggtaaTGAGGAAACAGTGGAAGAtgaggaaagagatggagaaccTCGGGATGATGATGAGGAAGCTGATGTGGTGGAAGTG ATTGATACGCTCCCAAGATCCACCTTCAAGCCCCCGCCTGTGGTGCCAAAGGAGGACAATCGCACAGGTGTGAACAAGTTTACTTACTTTGTGTGCAGAGAGCCTGGCCTTCCCTGGGTGAAGCTGCCCACTGTCACTCCCACCCAGATCACAGCTGCACGCCACATCCGCAAATTCTTCACAGGGAGACTGGATGCCCCCATCATCAGCTATCCTCCTTTTCCTGGCAATGAGGCCAACTATTTGCGAGCCCAAATTGCTCGCATCTCTGCCGGCACACAGGTCAGTCCCCTCGGGTTCTATCAGTTTGcagaggaggaaggtgaggaggaagaggagggagccCGAGACAGCTTTGAAGAGAATTCTGACTTTGAGGGAATTCCTGTTCCTGAAATGGCAGAATCTCTATCCACCTGGGTGCATCATGTCCAGCACATCCTTCAACAG GGTCGCTGTGTGTGGGTGAACCTGGCTGACAAGCCTGAGGATGACTTTGAGGaggaaggagatgaagaggagaaggaggaggagcctGATGAGCCTGATCCAGAGGTGGGGCCTCCCCTCCTCACTCCACTCTCTGAGGATGCAG AGACTACCAACACCCCTCCCTGGAGCTCCAAGATGTCCTCCACCCTCATCTCTCAGTTTGCTCTTGCAGTGCTGCGCTCAAACCTCTGGCCGGGGGCTTATACTTATGCCAGTGGAAA GAAGTTTGAGAACATCTACATTGGTTGGGGCCTGAAATTTGTAGGGGAAGGGTACATCCCAACTGTTCCAACAATGCCCCAGAGAGAATACCCCAGTGGGCCAGAGATCACAGAGTCCCTGGACCCCAGTCTGGAGGAAGAGCAAGCCCTGAAAGCAACCCTGGAGGAGCAGAGGGCTGCCCAAGAAGAGACAGAGGCCTTGGgtgaagatgaagaggaggaggaagaagaggatgattAA